One window of Chryseobacterium sp. JJR-5R genomic DNA carries:
- a CDS encoding TraR/DksA family transcriptional regulator: protein MSDERVRYNDTDLQEFKAIIKEKIEKAENDLKLIRESFINDQNNGTDDTSPTFKAFEEGAETLSKEQNSILAGRQEKFLRDLKNALIRIENKTYGVCRVTGKLIPKERLLAVPHATLSIEAKNMQK from the coding sequence ATGTCAGACGAAAGAGTAAGATACAACGACACTGATTTACAGGAATTTAAGGCTATTATTAAAGAAAAAATAGAAAAAGCGGAAAATGATCTGAAACTGATCAGAGAAAGTTTTATCAATGACCAGAATAACGGAACGGATGATACCTCCCCTACTTTTAAAGCATTTGAAGAAGGAGCGGAGACGCTGAGCAAAGAGCAGAATTCTATTTTAGCCGGAAGACAGGAGAAATTCTTGCGTGATCTGAAAAATGCTCTCATAAGGATTGAAAACAAAACCTACGGTGTTTGCAGGGTAACCGGTAAGCTGATCCCTAAGGAAAGACTTTTGGCCGTACCTCATGCCACACTGAGTATTGAAGCGAAGAATATGCAGAAATAA
- a CDS encoding DUF6576 domain-containing protein produces the protein MIEFLVLAVIIVAVLVFFNREPLKNRFFPDNKKNYTLDDRFNENKREREKEIDRLLSKMGRNGINDLSSKDRKRLDELSKK, from the coding sequence ATGATTGAATTTTTAGTTTTAGCAGTCATCATCGTGGCGGTATTGGTATTTTTTAACAGGGAACCATTGAAGAACAGGTTTTTCCCGGATAACAAGAAGAACTATACCCTGGATGACCGGTTTAATGAAAATAAGCGGGAACGGGAAAAAGAAATCGACAGGCTTCTCAGCAAGATGGGCAGAAACGGGATCAACGATTTGTCCTCAAAAGATCGGAAACGGCTTGATGAACTGTCCAAAAAATAA
- a CDS encoding DUF2683 family protein, producing MESIIVHTKNAMELNALKSVLKDMNIEFEKFHTKMHHNNKTIKKVIDRKNEKIGKPFKPKGL from the coding sequence ATGGAATCTATAATAGTCCACACAAAAAATGCAATGGAACTGAATGCTTTGAAAAGTGTTCTAAAAGATATGAATATCGAGTTCGAGAAATTCCATACCAAGATGCACCACAACAATAAAACGATCAAGAAAGTAATCGACAGGAAAAACGAAAAAATAGGAAAACCTTTTAAACCGAAAGGGCTGTAA
- a CDS encoding lipoprotein signal peptidase: MKKILLVTFLILLIDQASKIYIKTHFGLGDSVSVIPGFKLTFVENPGMAYGLHFGGVIGKYFLVIVRIFLIGGMVYLFKKWLERGESNYLLIPMAMIFAGAIGNLIDGMFYGMIFDSGTVYDASIDRWIDYNGISKLASFGHGYSTFMRGCVVDMFHFPLVDWNVPESWPLIGGKHIEFFKYIFNIADSAITVGAVLLLVFRKKAFPNGLEF, from the coding sequence ATGAAAAAGATACTACTTGTCACCTTTCTTATTTTATTGATTGATCAGGCTTCAAAAATTTATATAAAAACACATTTCGGACTGGGAGACAGCGTTTCTGTTATACCCGGCTTTAAGCTTACCTTTGTGGAAAACCCGGGAATGGCTTACGGACTTCATTTCGGCGGAGTAATCGGAAAATATTTTCTTGTGATCGTCAGGATTTTCCTGATCGGAGGAATGGTGTATCTTTTTAAGAAATGGCTGGAAAGAGGTGAATCCAATTATCTGCTGATTCCTATGGCCATGATTTTTGCCGGCGCCATCGGGAACTTGATAGACGGCATGTTTTACGGGATGATCTTCGACAGCGGAACTGTTTATGATGCCAGCATCGACCGTTGGATTGACTATAACGGAATTTCAAAATTAGCTTCTTTTGGCCATGGGTATTCCACTTTTATGAGGGGATGCGTGGTTGACATGTTCCATTTCCCATTGGTAGACTGGAACGTGCCTGAAAGCTGGCCTTTGATAGGAGGAAAGCACATAGAATTTTTTAAATATATTTTTAATATAGCAGATTCTGCCATTACTGTAGGCGCAGTATTGCTGTTGGTCTTCAGAAAAAAAGCCTTTCCGAACGGACTGGAATTTTAA
- a CDS encoding vancomycin high temperature exclusion protein, protein MKKFIKNIFTFFLLLFVAGIIFITWANYSMKTDTEDFMSYQTAAVPETKTGLLLGTSRTLDNGQPNGYFNNRIEATWELYKSGRIQYIIASGDNSRKDYNEPEDMKQALIGKGIPEGHIFMDFAGFRTLDSIVRAKEIFGQHKIIVISQKFHNERAVFLARQNGIDAFGFNAADVNKYAGFKTNVREYLAKSKAYLDLLLGVEPKFGGEKVLIP, encoded by the coding sequence ATGAAAAAATTCATTAAAAACATTTTTACCTTTTTCCTGCTTCTTTTTGTTGCAGGAATTATTTTTATTACCTGGGCAAATTACAGCATGAAGACAGACACAGAAGATTTTATGTCTTACCAGACTGCCGCTGTTCCTGAAACCAAGACGGGTTTATTACTCGGAACAAGCAGGACACTGGATAACGGCCAGCCCAATGGCTATTTTAACAACCGGATCGAGGCAACATGGGAACTGTATAAAAGCGGCAGGATCCAGTATATTATTGCCAGCGGCGACAACAGCAGGAAAGACTATAATGAACCGGAAGACATGAAGCAGGCCCTGATTGGGAAAGGCATTCCTGAAGGTCATATTTTTATGGATTTTGCCGGATTCAGGACACTGGATTCCATAGTAAGGGCCAAAGAGATTTTCGGGCAGCATAAGATCATCGTTATTTCGCAGAAGTTTCATAACGAAAGGGCGGTATTCCTGGCCCGGCAAAATGGCATCGATGCCTTTGGATTCAATGCAGCGGATGTTAATAAATATGCCGGCTTTAAAACCAATGTACGGGAATACCTGGCCAAATCAAAAGCGTATCTCGACCTTTTATTAGGTGTAGAGCCGAAATTCGGAGGAGAGAAAGTTTTGATTCCTTAA